A genome region from Mammaliicoccus sp. Marseille-Q6498 includes the following:
- a CDS encoding DUF1444 domain-containing protein: MNVFQMRDLLKERLNSLDVNFKFNRDEESLRIERTDNQKGLSVKLAPIIAKYKNNKENTIDEIVYYVTETIHAMQDESTKEINNVEILPVIRATSFHKETKEGTPFVIDEHTAETNVYYALDLGNTYRLIDESMLSELKLTKEQIKEQALFNIKKKKTTYKSDEVQGNTFYFVNTNDGYDASRILNQTFLKEVYNNIEGEMLLATPHQDVLVICDIKNEVGYDVVAQMTMQFFQSGLVPITSLSFSYSPDKPLEPIFILGKNHSRKRNQEVIDRLEKNREIFKNMKKNKK; this comes from the coding sequence ATGAATGTCTTTCAAATGAGAGATTTATTAAAAGAACGTTTGAATTCACTTGATGTAAATTTCAAGTTCAATAGAGATGAAGAAAGTTTAAGAATAGAACGAACAGATAACCAAAAAGGTCTGTCTGTTAAATTAGCACCAATTATTGCTAAATATAAAAATAATAAAGAAAATACAATAGATGAAATTGTATATTACGTAACTGAGACTATTCATGCAATGCAAGACGAATCTACTAAAGAAATTAACAATGTTGAAATTTTACCGGTTATAAGAGCTACTAGTTTCCATAAAGAAACGAAAGAGGGGACACCTTTTGTAATCGATGAACATACAGCAGAAACAAATGTTTATTATGCGTTAGATTTAGGTAATACGTATCGTTTAATAGATGAATCGATGTTGAGTGAACTTAAATTGACGAAAGAACAAATTAAGGAACAGGCTTTATTTAATATTAAAAAGAAAAAGACAACATATAAATCAGATGAAGTTCAAGGAAATACATTCTATTTCGTGAATACAAATGATGGTTATGATGCTTCAAGAATATTAAATCAAACATTTCTTAAAGAAGTTTATAACAATATTGAAGGTGAAATGTTATTAGCAACACCTCACCAAGATGTTTTAGTTATTTGTGATATTAAGAATGAAGTTGGATATGATGTTGTTGCACAAATGACGATGCAATTTTTCCAAAGTGGGTTAGTACCTATAACGTCATTATCATTCTCTTATTCTCCAGATAAACCTTTAGAACCTATTTTCATTTTAGGTAAGAATCATTCACGTAAAAGAAATCAAGAAGTGATTGATAGACTTGAGAAGAATAGAGAAATATTTAAAAATATGAAAAAAAATAAAAAGTAA
- a CDS encoding DUF4479 domain-containing protein produces the protein MNLFYNKNGVGDVLMVTLQPVSEDLEYDYQNDITIIKNNNNIVGFNIFNASKYVQLEGNGNIKVEEKHVGSIQDLLEKNNINYKLEVDLSPKFVVGFVKDKSKHPDADKLSVCKVDVGTEELQIVCGAPNIDQNQKVVVAKVGAVMPSGMIIKDAELRGVPSSGMICSMKELGLEGAPKEKGIMVLEDSYTVGTPFFEDER, from the coding sequence ATGAATTTATTTTATAATAAAAATGGTGTCGGCGATGTATTAATGGTTACACTTCAACCTGTATCAGAGGATTTAGAATATGATTATCAAAATGACATTACAATTATTAAAAACAATAACAATATCGTTGGTTTTAATATATTTAATGCTTCAAAATATGTTCAATTAGAAGGAAACGGTAATATTAAAGTAGAAGAAAAACATGTTGGCAGTATTCAAGATTTATTAGAAAAAAATAATATTAATTATAAGCTAGAAGTTGATTTATCACCAAAATTTGTAGTAGGTTTTGTGAAAGATAAGTCTAAACATCCTGATGCAGATAAATTATCAGTTTGCAAAGTAGACGTTGGAACTGAAGAATTACAAATCGTTTGCGGCGCACCAAATATAGACCAAAATCAAAAAGTAGTCGTAGCAAAAGTAGGAGCTGTTATGCCTAGTGGTATGATCATAAAAGATGCCGAATTACGCGGTGTTCCTTCTAGTGGTATGATTTGTTCTATGAAAGAACTTGGTTTAGAAGGTGCTCCAAAAGAAAAAGGTATAATGGTATTAGAAGATAGTTATACTGTAGGAACACCATTTTTTGAAGACGAAAGGTAG